One window of the Mixophyes fleayi isolate aMixFle1 chromosome 6, aMixFle1.hap1, whole genome shotgun sequence genome contains the following:
- the LOC142160261 gene encoding uncharacterized protein LOC142160261 — protein sequence MLGTKRKLKKKAGKTLPHAEVTEVPKSTPGVTQIPPPIPGEKLLAALQDWKNGYQEAVILNPDGERKNRSSEKKSKDLRLVFKCVDSNNKGFLNENEVQSALELLGFLVNNEGKEYIRKSINSNEGNLSFSAFQNLVADWHGLTRDFYRELRKGFSVIDFDKDGKITVSDLREASKLAGIKFSSKELEEMLQAADKNGDHAVDMSEFIEIMLKTNLF from the exons ATGTTGGGAACAAAAAGGAAACTGAAGAAAAAGGCTGGGAAAACATTGCCTCATGCTGAAGTAACTGAAGTACCAAAGTCAACGCCTGGAGTTACGCAAATCCCCCCACCCATTCCAGGAGAAAAG CTGCTGGCAGCTCTGCAAGATTGGAAAAATGGATATCAAGAAGCGGTTATATTAAATCCTGATGGAGAAAGGAAAAATAGGTCATCAGAAAAGAAATCAAAAGACTTAAGGCTTGTTTTCAAATGTGTTGATTCAAATAACAAAGG ATTCCTTAATGAAAATGAAGTGCAGAGTGCTCTAGAATTACTTGGCTTTTTAGTCAACAATGAAGGAAAGGAATACATAAGAAAATCCATTAACTCTAATGAAGG GAATCTCAGCTTCAGCGCATTCCAGAATCTTGTTGCAGACTGGCACGGTTTAACACGAGATTTCTACAGAGAGCTCAGAAAAGGGTTTTCAGTCATTGACTTTG ATAAAGATGGAAAAATAACAGTTTCGGATTTAAGGGAGGCCTCCAAGTTAGCTGGAATTAAGTTTTCAAGCAAAGAGCTAGAAGAGATGCTACAGGCAGCGGACAAAAATGGGGACCACGCAGTGGACATGAGTGAATTCATTGAGATAATGTTAAAAACGAACctgttttaa